In Prunus dulcis chromosome 1, ALMONDv2, whole genome shotgun sequence, the following are encoded in one genomic region:
- the LOC117615297 gene encoding probable ubiquitin-conjugating enzyme E2 18: MTSSSAASRKALSKIACNRLQKELVEWQVNPPAGFKHKVTDNLQRWVIEVNGAPGTLYANETYQLQVDFPEHYPMEAPQVIFIPPAPLHPHIYSNGHICLDHASLALESILLCSPKLEAN, translated from the exons ATGACCAGCTCCTCTGCCGCTTCACGCAAG GCTTTAAGCAAGATCGCCTGCAATCGGCTCCAGAAAGAGCTTGTGGAGTGGCAGGTCAATCCCCCAGCCGGTTTTAAACACAAAGTCACTGATAATCTTCAGAG ATGGGTCATCGAAGTCAACGGAGCCCCAGGAACTCTTTACGCCAATGAAACATATCAGCTCCAAGTTGATTTTCCCGAGCATTATCCTATGGAAGCGCCACAG GTGATTTTTATCCCTCCAGCTCCTCTGCATCCTCACATTTATAGCAATGGCCATATCTGCCTAG ACCATGCAAGTTTGGCCTTGGAGAGTATCCTTCTCTGTTCACCTAAGCTTGAGGCAAACTAA